The proteins below come from a single Pandoraea apista genomic window:
- a CDS encoding DUF2288 domain-containing protein — MDSPKPDKSDPPLQNAASGPSEVYVRLLSETAKIDWKDLESFFARGVLLYVAPGVDLVSVAEALANDDKDTVSQWLSAGMVQRMQADHASDYAQRTPELWAVVVAPWVLVQERGIVA; from the coding sequence ATGGATTCACCCAAGCCCGACAAATCAGATCCACCCCTTCAAAACGCAGCGTCAGGACCGAGCGAGGTCTACGTACGCCTGCTGAGTGAAACTGCCAAGATCGACTGGAAGGATCTGGAATCGTTCTTTGCGCGCGGCGTGCTGCTTTACGTTGCCCCCGGTGTCGACCTTGTGTCGGTTGCCGAAGCGCTCGCCAACGACGACAAGGACACCGTGTCGCAATGGCTGTCAGCGGGGATGGTGCAACGCATGCAAGCGGACCACGCGAGCGACTATGCTCAGCGCACGCCGGAGCTGTGGGCGGTCGTTGTGGCGCCGTGGGTGCTGGTGCAGGAGCGTGGCATCGTCGCCTGA